One window of Microbacterium sediminis genomic DNA carries:
- a CDS encoding ABC transporter ATP-binding protein, whose protein sequence is MTAEQTPVVFVDDVHAGYLPGVNILNGATLTAYQGELIGIIGPNGAGKSTLLKAIFGQVKIRGGKVSLAGEDITGLKADKLVAKGVGFIPQTNNVFPSLTIEENLQMGAYQKPKMFAERVDFVMSIFPDLAKGAGIKKRASGLSGGERQMVAMGRALMMDPKVLLLDEPSAGLSPVRQDEAFLRVSEINKAGVTCIMVEQNARRCLQICDRGYVLDQGRDAYTGTGRDLLHDPKVTELYLGTLGA, encoded by the coding sequence GTGACCGCAGAGCAGACCCCCGTCGTCTTCGTCGACGACGTGCACGCGGGCTACCTGCCCGGCGTGAACATCCTCAACGGCGCGACCCTCACCGCCTACCAGGGCGAGCTGATCGGCATCATCGGCCCCAACGGCGCCGGCAAGTCGACGCTGCTGAAGGCCATCTTCGGTCAGGTGAAGATCCGTGGCGGCAAGGTGTCGCTCGCGGGCGAGGACATCACCGGGCTCAAGGCCGACAAGCTCGTCGCCAAGGGCGTGGGCTTCATCCCGCAGACGAACAACGTGTTCCCCTCGCTCACGATCGAGGAGAACCTGCAGATGGGCGCGTACCAGAAGCCGAAGATGTTCGCCGAGCGGGTCGACTTCGTCATGAGCATCTTCCCCGACCTGGCCAAGGGCGCCGGCATCAAGAAGCGCGCCTCGGGCCTGTCGGGCGGCGAGCGGCAGATGGTCGCGATGGGCCGCGCGCTCATGATGGACCCGAAGGTGCTCCTGCTCGACGAGCCCTCGGCCGGACTGTCGCCCGTGCGCCAGGACGAGGCGTTCCTGCGCGTGAGCGAGATCAACAAGGCCGGGGTGACCTGCATCATGGTGGAGCAGAACGCCCGCCGCTGCCTGCAGATCTGCGACCGCGGCTACGTGCTCGACCAGGGCCGCGATGCCTACACCGGCACCGGCCGCGACCTGCTGCACGACCCGAAGGTCACCGAGCTCTACCTCGGCACGCTCGGCGCCTGA
- the ccsB gene encoding c-type cytochrome biogenesis protein CcsB produces the protein MPDVAALDTISVILIWTAIAIYTLAFIAYAMDLAQRSQSSIERKDAAVASSAGGSTLVVEAPTVTAPRRVFGRIGTSLTALAFLFHLGGTVLRGVAAQRVPWSNMWEFAMTGTLLITAVYLGVLFWRDLRFLGTFMTALVVVLLGASTTFYVEIVPLMDPLKSIWLVIHVFVASLGTAFLALAFALSVLQLMQARRERKAIDSAEHATKRSMLRTLPSSEALEGLAYRFAIIGFIFWTFTLIAGAIWAQDAWGRYWGFDVKEVWTFIIWVLYAGYIHARATRGWRGTRSAWLSIVGFAAVLFNFTIVNTFFDGLHAYSGLS, from the coding sequence ATGCCCGATGTCGCCGCGCTCGACACGATCTCCGTCATCCTCATCTGGACGGCCATCGCGATCTACACTCTCGCGTTCATCGCCTACGCGATGGATCTCGCCCAGCGATCGCAGTCGTCGATCGAGCGGAAGGACGCCGCGGTGGCCTCCTCGGCCGGCGGCTCGACCCTCGTGGTGGAGGCCCCGACGGTGACGGCGCCCCGCCGGGTGTTCGGGCGGATCGGCACCTCGCTCACGGCCCTGGCCTTCCTGTTCCACCTCGGCGGCACGGTGCTGCGCGGTGTCGCCGCCCAGCGCGTGCCGTGGTCGAACATGTGGGAGTTCGCCATGACCGGCACGCTGCTGATCACGGCGGTGTACCTGGGCGTGCTCTTCTGGCGCGACCTGCGCTTCCTCGGCACGTTCATGACCGCGCTCGTGGTGGTGCTGCTCGGTGCCTCGACGACGTTCTACGTCGAGATCGTGCCGCTGATGGATCCGCTCAAGTCGATCTGGCTGGTCATCCACGTCTTCGTCGCCTCGCTCGGCACCGCGTTCCTCGCCCTCGCCTTCGCCCTGAGCGTGCTGCAGCTGATGCAGGCGCGGCGCGAGCGCAAGGCGATCGACTCGGCGGAGCACGCGACCAAGCGCTCGATGCTGCGCACGCTGCCGTCGTCGGAGGCGCTCGAGGGCCTCGCGTACCGCTTCGCGATCATCGGCTTCATCTTCTGGACCTTCACGCTGATCGCCGGGGCGATCTGGGCGCAGGACGCCTGGGGTCGCTACTGGGGCTTCGACGTGAAGGAGGTCTGGACCTTCATCATCTGGGTGCTCTACGCCGGCTACATCCACGCCCGCGCGACGCGCGGCTGGCGCGGCACCCGGTCGGCGTGGCTGTCGATCGTCGGCTTCGCGGCCGTGCTGTTCAACTTCACGATCGTCAACACGTTCTTCGACGGCCTGCACGCCTACAGCGGCCTGAGCTGA